GTTTCATTCGTTAATCCTTTCTATTTCAGTTGAAGTGAAAACAATCAACTAAACCCTTCCTTTTACTTCATTTTTTTCGAGATTGGCTCCAAACAAACAATAAAAATAAGATCGGACAAATAACAAATAAACTAGCTCCTATAGTGAATCCTTGCGGAAGAAATACTAGTGATAACTCATGCTCACCAGCTGGCACCGTGACAGCTAAAAAAGCTTCTTCTACAGCTTTTATTGGTACTTCTTTTCCATCCAGATAAGCTTTCCAACCTGAATCATAAGGAATTGTTGTAAAGAGTACATTTTCTTTTGTCGAATTGATGCTTGTTTTTAGCTTTCTTCCTTTCCCTTCAAACTCTACTCCTTTCCTTTGAGCAGATTGAATCATGGACTTAAAGTTTTCAGTGTTCAATATTAACGTATCCGGCCGCAGCATTTTCACAACAGAAACACCTCGAAAAGCAACTTTTACGGTTATCGTTGTGGCTTTTTCATAATAGCCCAAATTATAATATTGCCCTGTTCTAGGCATATCAGATGCCCTGCTAATACCATTAACGGTTACTTCTGCTACCGCATCACGCATAGCTCCACTATTTTCCACAAGTAGATTCAGATAGGCTTGAGAATGTGCTGGTACATCGACCGACCAGGTCATGATTTTGTCTGCAGATGGCTTTTCTTCTGAAAGATATAAAATATCTCCCTCTTGTTGCACAATCAAGTTTTCCTTGTTGACTTCTTTTGGCTCTTTAAAATAAAAAAGTGGTTGTTTGCTTTCAGCCAAATGCTTAATTAAACTCTCTTGATTTTGAAAAGCTTCTTTTTTATAAATACCTTTGTCCGTCAAGATTCCTAAAGGTAAAACATATTGATTTTCATACAAATCATAACTGCCGCTATTTTTAATGTTATTAAACCCATATTTCATAGGTGATTCTCTACCAATGTTATATTTGATTCCTAACAATGCGTCCATCAAAATTGTATTATTCTTATAATCGATATTCAGATTTGTCCCTGTTGAACGAAATCCTAGTTGATTCATATAACTAGATGAATGACGGTTTCTAATTGATGAAAACATCGAAACACCGCTATATCCATAATTAAAACTCTCATTATGAGAAATAGGATCAACATTCGCCATTCGATAAAAACCAGGTGTCAATGAATGCGTCTCATCAGTCAATGTCTTAATATCTTGATAATATTCTGTATATAGTTCTCTTTTAGGATAATTCCAGTCTTTTCTAACTCCAGCAATCATAGCTTGTGCATTAAATACTAATTCGATTCCTACTATAATCAATACTACTGCAGGAAGAAATTTCCGATAGTTGATTTTTGTATAGTACACAACACAAAGACCAACATACACTGCTAAAAAGAATAATGATAAAATCAGTGACTCTCTTGTGATATAGTCATATCTTTTTTTATTAGAAAAAATGTATGCACTAGTAAAGATGACCAGCAGAACGATTCCTATATTCACAAGTCGATTCAGCTCTTGTTTTTCCATCTTCTCAATACCGTAACCAGCAAAGAGCAAAATAAAAAAGGAGAATAAAAAACTAAATCGAAAAAGAAACATATTTGGCGAATGTAATCCGTGCCAGAATAAGTTTAATGGCTGAATATAGATGCTTGCTACCAAAAAAATGCCTAAACTTCCATAAATAATTTTTTCCTGTAGTAACACTCGTTTCGTTACAAAATAAAAAAGACAAAATAGCAACGGTAAAATACCCACATAAAAGAATGGCGCAGCCTCATATTTAGAAGTATCATACACCGCGCTCATACTCTTCACGACCATATCCCATGTACCTACATCTGGTGTTATCCACCGATTGATCTCTGTTAAACCTTCTCCATTATTACTTAAATCGAAAATAGTAGGTAAAATCGTGATCATCGACGTACATCCAGCAAGAATAGAGGTGATTAAATACATGGAAATCGATTTTTTATACTGTCCCCATTTTGTAAAACTTCTTGCAAAAAAGTATAAAAATGTAAAGATCCCTACCATAAATGCCATATAAAAGTTTGATAAAAATAAGAAAAGATAGCTGATAAACAACAATGTAGGCTTTTTTTTATCCATTAAACGGTGAATACCTAAAACGATTAATGGTAAATAAATCAAGGCATCTAACCACATAATCATTGGTGAATAAGCAATACCATAACTCATTAACGCATAGCTAACACTCAAACCCACTTTTATCCATTGAGGTACTTTAAAGGTATAGTGAGCAAAAATAAAAAAACTAAGTCCCATACAGCCAAATTTTAGTAACGTAATAACATACATGGCATCTGGTATATGTAAATTGTCAAAGAAAAAGACAATCGGAGTAAACACTCCATTTAAGTAATAACTCATCAAAGCCCAGTAATTTAATCCTAAAGAACCGTACCAAGTATAAAAAATATCCTGTTTTCCATGTAACATGTTATTAAAACTAGCGTAAAAGTTGGAAAATTGCGCAAAAGCATCACTAGCTAAGAGTGTCGTTTCACTTCCTAAATAAATGCCTTGCTGAAAGTAAACCCACGCTAAAACTAGTATAGGAACAATAACACTTGCTAACATTGACCAACAATTTACTCTCATAAATTTTTTGAGTTTTTCCATAGTTACCTCACTTATCTCTACAATTTATTCATTTAAAAATCCCATTTTAGATATGGGATAATAACGATAGACCACGATTCCTTCTATTTGCGACCGATCGATCAATCCTAATTGCCGACTATCCCTAGAATCATTGCGATTATCTCCTAAAACAAAATATTTGTCTTCGGGTATTGTTGTCATATGTTCTAATAGCCGAGAAACCTCTTTTGTTACCGATACTTCAGTGATTCCACTTGCTAAGTCGCCGTCGAATAGCGGTTTCTTTTTTTCATCTTGATTACTAGTAGTCACAATAGTCAAGCGTTTCTCATCAATCCGAATCTCATTGCCAGGAACTCCAATGACCCTTTTCACATATATCTTTCGCGGATCATCTTTGGGGTTAAAAGTAATTAGATCATGGGATGTCATTTTTTTCCCTTTCAGTACTAAAATTCGATCCCCATTTGTTAATGTGGGCTGCATAGAATGTCCATCCACTTGATGTGTTTTTACAAAAATCAAAAAACAAAGACAAACTATCATAAAGAAGAAGGAGAAAAACTTAGTTTTATTTCTAAAGAGCAATAATATTTTCTTTTTCTCTTTATACATTGTTCTTTTTCCTTTCTTCCCTAATTAAAAATGAGTCATCCGATGTAATGGGAAAATTCTCAACTCAATGACTCCAATGATGTCTTTTTCGTCTATATAACCAAAAGTTCGACTATCTGTCGCGTAGGAGCGATTATCTCCCAAAACAAAATATTTTCCTTTTGGAACTTGCAAGTTTCCTAATACTTCATTCAACGAAAAATCTTTGGTGAAAGTACTATTGCTGTTTTTTGATGTGGTTAACTGTTTGTCTATAAAACGCTCGACAGTCTCTGTGTCATTGATAAATAACTGATCGTTTTTATAATAAAGCGATTCAAAAGGCAATCCTATAATCCGTCGAATAGATTTGGCTCCACTTACTGGGTCTTTGTAATAAACTAAACTAAAACGTTTCACTGCACCTAATTTATTTACAAATAACCTATCTCTATCTTCCAAAGTGGTCATCATAGAATAGCCTTCCATTTTTGGTAGTGAAAATGTAAAAAAACTCAACAGTAAAAACAGAATGCTAGAAATAATGAGAGTGATCGTCAGTTCTAACATAATCTTTTTATAGTTTTTTCTCTTTCGCTTTCTTCCATATCTAGTTGTTTTTTTTCTAACAGCAGTTGCTTTTCTTTTATGGTGATTTCTAGTTTTTTTCGAGGTGGTCCGTATTCTTTCGTTTGATGATGGTTTCTTTCTTTTTGATTTTGTCATTGTCTGTTCCTGATACTTTCTTTAAAACTATTTCTTTTGTTTTAATGCAGATTCATTCACTTTAAAGACTTCAAAAATTTGTTTTTGGCTTTTTTTAATTTTCTTGATATCTTCTAGATAGTTAGAGACATATGTAGAATCATTTAAATTTTCAAGTGTACGGTTACTTAGATTCACACCAAACTCACGCACTAGCGCATAGTAACGATTCAACTTCTTTTGACCGTCTGTGCTCAACCCACCAAAGGCGTTTTTATTTCCATAAGTAATCATTAAAGAGGTCATATCAGCTAGCTTCTCATTCACTCTCCCAGCATCACTGCCCTCAGAAAGGCCTTGTAAATCTTTTTCTATTTCTTCAACTAAAAAATAACTTTGTACAATAGCATTAGCATCTTCTGTTTCTAGATGTGTTTGTTGATAATGGCGAGCATAGATTCCTCCACTCAACGTTGCAGCAGCTAGAACAAATAACAGTAGACTTGTTTGTGTATTTTTCCTTTGTTGTTTCTTGATTCTCGAAAGCATTCGTTTGATTTTTTTCTTTTTCTGTTTATTTCTAATTTTCTTACTCTTCAGCGAATTAAATTTTTTTTGCTTGCTTATCGATAAGATAAGACAAATCAATCCAAAAAAGAGGAAAAGAACAGAAGTTGATAACATTAAGATAAATAGCCAATCTAATATACTCACTCTACTTGTCCTCCTCTAACTAACAAATATAGAATTTTTACTGTCATTTCTTTTTATTTTTCTTTTTTCTTTTTTTAGAAGCAGCTTTTTTTTGAGAGATGACACGAACGATGACAAAGATAACCCCTATAACAAGAATAACTCCACCTATGATCAGCGCAATTAGTTTCCAATCAATCCCCTGCTCTTGTACTAAAGTGACATCTTGTGCATTGTATTTGTCTGCTTCTTCTTTTGTAATCTTAAAATCATTTGACCATTCCCATTTTTGATCACCACTAGTCACAAGGACATGCCCTGTGTATTCGCCGGCTTCCATACGTTCACCATTCATTTCAACTGGAAAATCGATCATTGAATTAGGAGACATTCTCATATTTGTCTTCTTAGTGTCATAAAGAACTTCGGATGAACCTTTTTTCATCACTTGCATATCAATCGTCATATCATTCAAAAATGCCGCTTGGATATTCGAAAAATTTACGAATATAGCGTTACGATAATTGGCCAATTCTGGATAAAATTTTTCGAATTTGACATCTGGCTTCACTTCTTTATCTGTTTCAGTTAATACCATGCCTAAAACATAAGCATAACGGTTAACGATTTGTTTTTCTTTTTTCTCTTTTTCTAATTGTTCATCTGATTTTTTTACTTGCATTTGAATACCACCAGCAATGATTCCATCATAGGAATCTGCAGGCATTGAAATATCTAAATCCAATGGAATTTTTTGTTTTGCCGGAATTTTAATTGTTTTTGGACCTTTGACAATATCTTGAAATTTATTTTTTAAAGAGGGATCATCTTTAAGCGTTGTTGGACCGAACTCAAGTACACCGTTGGAATTCGTTTTAGCTCCATTTAACTTAATTTCTACAGTGACTTCTTTGTCTGTGATATTGGTCATTTCAATTTGAACAGTCTGCTTTTGACCAGGATTCATCTTCAAATTGAAATAACCAGCATCTCCTATCTGATTCTCTGGACGAATCATTTTAAAATTGAAATTCCCCACATCCTCAGCTTCAGCTGCGTATGTATTTATTGCGGTCATTCCGAAACAAGCTATGTATAAAATAAAGTAAATTAATTTAAATTTTTTCATTTTTAACCTTCCTACTCTTTCACTAAGAAACAGTCCGCCGCTCCTCAAGATCGGCAGACTAATTTCATCAGTTTGTTTATATTTTGATTAAATCAAGTAGCGTTTTACAGCTTATGGTAAAACGTTCATTGACCAAGTGATTTCACCATGGTAGCCATTGTCTATGAACAATTCAGTTTCATCTTTGATATTTAGTTTTACAGATTTTTCTGAATCAGTTGCATCGCCTGCTGCGTAAGTTCCAAATAACATTTTGAATTTACCACGGCCTTTAGTAGCGTCTTCATGACCTAAAATTTGTGTTGGTTGACCAAACTCAACTGCTGTTGTTGCAACTGCTTCTGTTGGTGTTAACGTATTTGTTGGATCAGTTTCAGACTTAACACGTCCATTTAAGAATTGTAATGTTGCGCCGTCTAATTTTTTCTCTGTATTAGATGCTCCAACAGTTGTTTTTAATTCGCTTGTGATTTGTGCAGTGATTTCATATTTGTGCTCTAATTCAGTACGATCGTCCACAAATTCAACATAGTTAGGTGAGATCATTTTATCTGTAGAACCTTCTTGCCCATTCGCAACAAAGTTTTTCGCAAAGAAATGACGTCCAGTTCCTGAAGCTGCTGAATTATCTGATCCAAAGTTTAGAGGTGTGATTGCTCTAACACCAAAAGTTCCAGCGTCTGTTGTTACAAGACCACTAGTGATTGTTCCTTCACCACTACCGTCACCAGAAGTAAGAGTATTTGTTGTACCGTCGCCTGTATTAGCAGTAAATTGGATATCCATTCCTGCTGATGGTGCTGCTCCTGGTGCTGCTTTTACTGAATTTGGTACTGCTACTGCGATACCTACTGCTGCTAATAAAGCTGCTCCGCATAATTTGTGTGTTAATTTCATTTGTGTTTCCTCCTAATATATTGTGATTTATCTATGGTAGCTCGGATATAATCCAAGTTAACACCGTTGTATAAGTTCCAGCCTTTTTCTCTGTTGCTTCTGGAACTGCTAATTGTACTGCATTATTGATGAATGCATTTTTATTTACGGTTTCATCAATAATTGATTTTCCTTGGTCATCTAGCTTAGGGCTCAGAGTACCAGCTTGTCCGCTAGTATTCTCATCAGAAGCACCAAAAACGATGCTCCAGGTTCCTCCGCCATTTCCCAAGTCAGCTTCAGCCAAATTGTATGTTTCACCAATGTTATTCAATCGAATCACTTCTTTTGAAACTTTTGGCGACAATGATTGAGCTTTTTTGGAGTTTGTCCAAGAATTATCAAAAGACAGGACTGCTCCTTTTAGAATATGGTTTTTTTCTTCGAGTTTCTTAAACTGCTCCTCTTGACGTAATTGCAAGGTCCAGCCAGTTGGGTTCGATCGGTAATCTGATACTTGAACAAATTGCCCTCTTGCTGTTGTTTCTCCCTTAAATTGCTGTGCATTTGCTGGAAAAACAATGTTTCTTTCTGCAATTTTACTTGCTCCAAAGTTGAGTTCTGGAACAAAGTCTATCCGCAACGAGCCTTGTGATCCATTGATAATGCTAGGATCTACAATTACGTCTGGATTTTCAGGGTCTTTAATGCCATTTCCTTCATCTGGACGATCAGAAAATTGAATTTCAGCCCCGACTCCCACTCCTTCAGCTAAAGCTGTCTGAGCAGTTGCTGTAAAAGCTAAGCAAGAGAGAACGACGATGATCACCTTTTTAGTTTTCATTTTTCTCATTCTCCCCCCTCCTCCGCTTTGCTTGATTATTACGTTTCAGCAAATACAGAATGAAAGCAATCAGCAGCAATAATATGCCGCTTATAGATAAACTTCTTTTTACTAACTCACCAGTAGATGGATATCTACCTTTGGGTTTAGTTGGAAAGTTCGACTGACTAGAGTTTGTTGAACTTGAAACAACAGATTCGCTACTAGAAGATGAGTCTGTTGTGCTATCACTTGAAGAAGAATCATTTTCAAGAAAAGTGATCTGACCTTTGGTTTGAACCGCTCCACCATTTTCTGTAGCCTCAACTGTTTGGAATAGACCAAAAAACAGAATGAAGGCGAGAATGAAGGGCAACGTGTACCATACATGATTATTTTTTTTCATGAGTTCCCCTCCATTTATGGTGTAATTCCTAGTTGAAATTGAATGACAGCATGATAACTGCCTAACTCATTAACCGCTCCTGGTGCAACTTCCATCTTAAATCCATCACCCGTTGAACTCCAAGTATCACTAATACTATAATCTCCAGCATTCGTTGTTTTACGAGAAACTATTGGTAAAAAGTCATTACGTAAGATAATTTCATCCTTACCATTTTTGTAGCGGATCACTTCATTCAAAATTTTTCCTGATTTATTTGATAGTGGTGTCGTCAGAGCGGCTTTTAAGGTCCAATCTTGATTACCTAATCGATTATCTGTTATAACGAACGGATCATCTGTAATCTCGGCGCTATCTACTCGGATTTTTTTATAACTAGAAGTGACTGTTCCAAAATCAAAGCCAACAGGCGCCGACTTGATCTCTAATACACCAGTGTAGTAAAACTCCACTAGGTAGTTTTCACCGTACTTCACTGTTACTTCGCTAGAAACTACTGGTTGTTCTTCTTCATCAATAACTACTTTGCTCAGCACGTAGCCATCAATTTTTTTAGCTGAAATTGTCACTTCTTCACCAATCAACCCAGTGAGAGAAGGTTCTTCAGTTAGCTCTCTCTCTGAATCTTCTTCCAAATATAATACCGTGATATCAGCGATTCTTGGTTTGATAATGAACGTTTTTAACGCGCCAGAAGACGCTTCTACCGTTGTACCAGCAGCTGTTGTTCCGCTGACTTTATAGGCTTGTTTCACTTCTATATTTTTATCAATAGGCGGTTCAGCAATTTGGGAAACAACATTATAAGTTAAGTTCATCACCGCACTAGGTGCTATTTTCCCAAGTTTTACCTTTAACTTTCTATCTGCACTGAACTCAATATCGCTAGCTGCGATAGTCGTTCCGTTTAATTTAACGGATGTTTTATCGACTGTAACATTGGCAGGGAATGCCTCTGTTGTTTCATAAAGAACATTATTCCAAACTGATGGTGCTAAGGCTTTATTTTGAAAAGTTGAAGTAAATTCTACTGTTTCACTTTCCAAAATCTCTGCTTTGCCAATCGTTAGATTCGCTGAGACATCTGGTGCAGTGTGGGGACTGATCGTCCAAGTTTCTGGAGCTGAGTCCATTCCACGAGCATCTGTCAACCAAACCGATAATTCATGACTAGTATCACCAAGTACAGAGGCTGGGATCACTCCCGTAAAATCACGTAAGGTGTCTACTGGACTGTTGGCTACTCCTCGACTTAGCGTTTTGACCACACCATCATCAAGTGAATATTTAATATCCACAGCTGTATCATCAGCATCTTTCCACTTACCAGCCAGATTATAATCTGAACCCGTCATAAACCACTCTTGCTTATCCGCTATTGTAATTTCTGGCGGCGAGTTGTAAGTCAATTTCTGTTCTACTGTATTAGATACTTTTCCACTACTATTTCTGGTATAAACATAAACTGACTTATTTCCTTTAGAACCTAAGTCACTTTTAGGAATATCAAATGAAAATTCAACATTCGTTCCTGGAACGTAGGGACTAATTGTTTTAACAAGTTTAAATGTTCCTGCTGTACCTGTCATTGAATAATAAATATCTTCTTTGGTTGTTGTGCCGAAGTCCATAATTGTACCTGTAACGGTATGAGAAACGCCGTCATAAAAAACATTTTCTTCATCTAAATCCAACATTGGCAACGATTCACCCTGCGGTTTAGCAGAAAATGACATCACATAGCCAGTAGATTCACCTTGGTCTATATCAACGGGTTTATTTTTCACGTATAACGCCGTATCATAAACATCTGCTGTTTCATTTTGTTCCTTTGAATAGGCAATATCTCCCATTGGGGCATTTAACACTTCTTGCCCTGTACTGTAAGCATCTGAAAAGCCAGTAATTTTTGGATTATAGAAATCCCTTGGTTGGCCGTTAGGCATCATCTGTTTAACGCTCCAGCTATCCGGTCGATCTTTTGTATCAAAATAAAAATTTGCTGATGCATACGACTCTGATGCATCGGGATTTCCTTTAGCATCTACACCATAGCTATCGTAACTAACACCCAGATTAGACCCTAGAAACTTAACAGGCATAATGTTATCTCCGCGCGGTATAGTTGGGCTCGAACTTAATAAATCCACATCATATCGTCCACCCAACACAAAATTTTGTAATGGTACATTACTTAAATTGGTAATTTTTGTAGCATATCTTGTTTTCCCTGTTGGCGCAATAACAAATTCAGTCACTACTTTCACATGATAATCAAATGTATTTTCTGTCACTACTGCAGGATTATTTCTCAATTCATATTCAATTTTGACTGATCGATTGTAAGAAGGCGATATTGGGTCGTTTGGTGTCAATACTACATCAGCACGATAATGCTTTATATTAGATACTAATGAGACTGGTTTACTATCTCCTCCACCTTGTCCGAATTCATTTAAGGGCTCAATTACTTTATCCCCTTGAACAAAAATTAATGGTGCAGAACTCGCAGTAACTCCTCGTTTATCGTGTGACAGACCAACGTAGCTTCCATCATATCTCAACACATTTAGGTATTGTAAACCACTGAATCGAAGAGTATACTGTATCATTAATTTTAGTTTTTCCAGTTCTTTCGTATCTTTGTCGATCGGTAAGCCTCCAAACGAAACAAGCTCTAAGAAATATCCCTTAGGTGGACTAAGGTCAATCTTAGCGGTCCGTGGAGTAGAAACTTCCTCCCAATCTCTCATACTCTCTAACGCGTATGGTTGAAATAACGGTGGATATTGTGACTGCTCTGTTATTTCAGCAACTTGATCCCCTTTTGTTTCCTGTGCTTTAATACTAGAAGTATGCCACCCAAGAACAAGGCTTATCACTACTAAAACGCTCATACTCATAAATAAAAGCATGCCTTTTTTATTTTTCATCTTTATCCTCCTTTCTTCAATAGTTGTGTA
This sequence is a window from Enterococcus sp. 7F3_DIV0205. Protein-coding genes within it:
- a CDS encoding DUF916 and DUF3324 domain-containing protein, which codes for MKKFKLIYFILYIACFGMTAINTYAAEAEDVGNFNFKMIRPENQIGDAGYFNLKMNPGQKQTVQIEMTNITDKEVTVEIKLNGAKTNSNGVLEFGPTTLKDDPSLKNKFQDIVKGPKTIKIPAKQKIPLDLDISMPADSYDGIIAGGIQMQVKKSDEQLEKEKKEKQIVNRYAYVLGMVLTETDKEVKPDVKFEKFYPELANYRNAIFVNFSNIQAAFLNDMTIDMQVMKKGSSEVLYDTKKTNMRMSPNSMIDFPVEMNGERMEAGEYTGHVLVTSGDQKWEWSNDFKITKEEADKYNAQDVTLVQEQGIDWKLIALIIGGVILVIGVIFVIVRVISQKKAASKKRKKKNKKK
- a CDS encoding WxL domain-containing protein, with product MKLTHKLCGAALLAAVGIAVAVPNSVKAAPGAAPSAGMDIQFTANTGDGTTNTLTSGDGSGEGTITSGLVTTDAGTFGVRAITPLNFGSDNSAASGTGRHFFAKNFVANGQEGSTDKMISPNYVEFVDDRTELEHKYEITAQITSELKTTVGASNTEKKLDGATLQFLNGRVKSETDPTNTLTPTEAVATTAVEFGQPTQILGHEDATKGRGKFKMLFGTYAAGDATDSEKSVKLNIKDETELFIDNGYHGEITWSMNVLP
- a CDS encoding WxL domain-containing protein, which encodes MRKMKTKKVIIVVLSCLAFTATAQTALAEGVGVGAEIQFSDRPDEGNGIKDPENPDVIVDPSIINGSQGSLRIDFVPELNFGASKIAERNIVFPANAQQFKGETTARGQFVQVSDYRSNPTGWTLQLRQEEQFKKLEEKNHILKGAVLSFDNSWTNSKKAQSLSPKVSKEVIRLNNIGETYNLAEADLGNGGGTWSIVFGASDENTSGQAGTLSPKLDDQGKSIIDETVNKNAFINNAVQLAVPEATEKKAGTYTTVLTWIISELP
- the lepB gene encoding signal peptidase I; this encodes MTKSKRKKPSSNERIRTTSKKTRNHHKRKATAVRKKTTRYGRKRKRKNYKKIMLELTITLIISSILFLLLSFFTFSLPKMEGYSMMTTLEDRDRLFVNKLGAVKRFSLVYYKDPVSGAKSIRRIIGLPFESLYYKNDQLFINDTETVERFIDKQLTTSKNSNSTFTKDFSLNEVLGNLQVPKGKYFVLGDNRSYATDSRTFGYIDEKDIIGVIELRIFPLHRMTHF
- a CDS encoding LPXTG cell wall anchor domain-containing protein; translation: MKKNNHVWYTLPFILAFILFFGLFQTVEATENGGAVQTKGQITFLENDSSSSDSTTDSSSSSESVVSSSTNSSQSNFPTKPKGRYPSTGELVKRSLSISGILLLLIAFILYLLKRNNQAKRRRGENEKNEN
- the lepB gene encoding signal peptidase I translates to MYKEKKKILLLFRNKTKFFSFFFMIVCLCFLIFVKTHQVDGHSMQPTLTNGDRILVLKGKKMTSHDLITFNPKDDPRKIYVKRVIGVPGNEIRIDEKRLTIVTTSNQDEKKKPLFDGDLASGITEVSVTKEVSRLLEHMTTIPEDKYFVLGDNRNDSRDSRQLGLIDRSQIEGIVVYRYYPISKMGFLNE
- a CDS encoding MucBP domain-containing protein codes for the protein MKNKKGMLLFMSMSVLVVISLVLGWHTSSIKAQETKGDQVAEITEQSQYPPLFQPYALESMRDWEEVSTPRTAKIDLSPPKGYFLELVSFGGLPIDKDTKELEKLKLMIQYTLRFSGLQYLNVLRYDGSYVGLSHDKRGVTASSAPLIFVQGDKVIEPLNEFGQGGGDSKPVSLVSNIKHYRADVVLTPNDPISPSYNRSVKIEYELRNNPAVVTENTFDYHVKVVTEFVIAPTGKTRYATKITNLSNVPLQNFVLGGRYDVDLLSSSPTIPRGDNIMPVKFLGSNLGVSYDSYGVDAKGNPDASESYASANFYFDTKDRPDSWSVKQMMPNGQPRDFYNPKITGFSDAYSTGQEVLNAPMGDIAYSKEQNETADVYDTALYVKNKPVDIDQGESTGYVMSFSAKPQGESLPMLDLDEENVFYDGVSHTVTGTIMDFGTTTKEDIYYSMTGTAGTFKLVKTISPYVPGTNVEFSFDIPKSDLGSKGNKSVYVYTRNSSGKVSNTVEQKLTYNSPPEITIADKQEWFMTGSDYNLAGKWKDADDTAVDIKYSLDDGVVKTLSRGVANSPVDTLRDFTGVIPASVLGDTSHELSVWLTDARGMDSAPETWTISPHTAPDVSANLTIGKAEILESETVEFTSTFQNKALAPSVWNNVLYETTEAFPANVTVDKTSVKLNGTTIAASDIEFSADRKLKVKLGKIAPSAVMNLTYNVVSQIAEPPIDKNIEVKQAYKVSGTTAAGTTVEASSGALKTFIIKPRIADITVLYLEEDSERELTEEPSLTGLIGEEVTISAKKIDGYVLSKVVIDEEEQPVVSSEVTVKYGENYLVEFYYTGVLEIKSAPVGFDFGTVTSSYKKIRVDSAEITDDPFVITDNRLGNQDWTLKAALTTPLSNKSGKILNEVIRYKNGKDEIILRNDFLPIVSRKTTNAGDYSISDTWSSTGDGFKMEVAPGAVNELGSYHAVIQFQLGITP
- a CDS encoding YfhO family protein, whose product is MEKLKKFMRVNCWSMLASVIVPILVLAWVYFQQGIYLGSETTLLASDAFAQFSNFYASFNNMLHGKQDIFYTWYGSLGLNYWALMSYYLNGVFTPIVFFFDNLHIPDAMYVITLLKFGCMGLSFFIFAHYTFKVPQWIKVGLSVSYALMSYGIAYSPMIMWLDALIYLPLIVLGIHRLMDKKKPTLLFISYLFLFLSNFYMAFMVGIFTFLYFFARSFTKWGQYKKSISMYLITSILAGCTSMITILPTIFDLSNNGEGLTEINRWITPDVGTWDMVVKSMSAVYDTSKYEAAPFFYVGILPLLFCLFYFVTKRVLLQEKIIYGSLGIFLVASIYIQPLNLFWHGLHSPNMFLFRFSFLFSFFILLFAGYGIEKMEKQELNRLVNIGIVLLVIFTSAYIFSNKKRYDYITRESLILSLFFLAVYVGLCVVYYTKINYRKFLPAVVLIIVGIELVFNAQAMIAGVRKDWNYPKRELYTEYYQDIKTLTDETHSLTPGFYRMANVDPISHNESFNYGYSGVSMFSSIRNRHSSSYMNQLGFRSTGTNLNIDYKNNTILMDALLGIKYNIGRESPMKYGFNNIKNSGSYDLYENQYVLPLGILTDKGIYKKEAFQNQESLIKHLAESKQPLFYFKEPKEVNKENLIVQQEGDILYLSEEKPSADKIMTWSVDVPAHSQAYLNLLVENSGAMRDAVAEVTVNGISRASDMPRTGQYYNLGYYEKATTITVKVAFRGVSVVKMLRPDTLILNTENFKSMIQSAQRKGVEFEGKGRKLKTSINSTKENVLFTTIPYDSGWKAYLDGKEVPIKAVEEAFLAVTVPAGEHELSLVFLPQGFTIGASLFVICPILFLLFVWSQSRKK